In one window of Streptomyces griseus subsp. griseus DNA:
- a CDS encoding FG-GAP-like repeat-containing protein produces MNIHSTRRVRGTALLAVVAAAGALTATSPAQAVVGDPVANGSYAFTAKLDIGEGDAKRACTGSLVDAQWVLTASSCFAGAGQAAFPLPAGAPALKTTATIGRTNLTGTGGKVVQVTELVSRTDRDLVMAKLAQPVTDIASVLLADSAPVAGESLRAVGYGRTATSWVPDRLHAGTFAVSATGSTTVAVERAGGAICKGDAGGPALREQDGRVLLAAVHSASWQAGCFNSDETRGGAVETRTDDITDWVTQVRGLPQGSQVASGDFNGDGREDIAAFYDNGTSVEGKNRASLFAFYSNGTGFAAPKNVWSTPGGFTWSKSQLTSGDFDGDGKDDIAVFYDSGSSDTGQVSSIYTFTSTGSGFSAPKQTWTTPGGFTWSKSKVTSGDYNGDGKDDIAVLYDGGSSETGQVSSLYTFNSTGTGFANPRKTWTSTGGFTWSAGQVTSGDYNKDGKDDVAVLYNGGRSADGKFISSLYTFNSNGTAFDNPRKSWTSTGSFNWNATKLTSGDYSGDGRDDVAVLYNRGTTEAGVHQSALFTFTSNGTDFGAPREVWTSTGSFSWAAGQPVSGDFDKDGKSDVGVLYRTGTSPDGRRIDSLFSFISTGTGIKAPVKHWTGSVV; encoded by the coding sequence GTGAACATCCACTCTACCCGCCGTGTGCGGGGCACAGCTCTGCTCGCGGTTGTCGCCGCAGCGGGTGCGTTGACCGCTACTTCCCCGGCGCAGGCCGTGGTCGGTGACCCGGTCGCCAACGGCTCGTACGCGTTCACCGCGAAGCTGGACATCGGTGAGGGCGATGCGAAGCGCGCCTGTACCGGTTCTCTGGTCGATGCCCAGTGGGTTCTGACCGCGAGCAGTTGCTTCGCGGGGGCAGGGCAGGCCGCGTTCCCTCTTCCGGCGGGTGCTCCGGCGTTGAAGACCACTGCGACGATCGGCCGTACGAACCTGACGGGTACGGGTGGCAAGGTCGTCCAGGTCACCGAGCTGGTCTCGCGTACGGATCGTGATCTGGTGATGGCGAAGCTGGCACAGCCGGTCACCGACATCGCTTCGGTGTTGCTCGCGGACTCCGCTCCGGTGGCGGGCGAGAGCCTGCGGGCGGTGGGTTACGGGCGTACGGCGACGTCCTGGGTTCCCGACCGGCTGCACGCGGGCACTTTCGCGGTGAGCGCGACCGGTTCGACGACTGTCGCGGTCGAGCGTGCGGGCGGGGCGATCTGCAAGGGTGACGCGGGCGGTCCCGCACTGCGTGAGCAGGACGGGAGAGTTCTGCTGGCCGCTGTCCACAGCGCCTCCTGGCAGGCCGGCTGCTTCAACTCCGACGAGACCCGCGGCGGAGCCGTGGAGACCCGTACCGACGACATCACCGACTGGGTGACCCAGGTCCGCGGCCTGCCGCAGGGCTCCCAGGTCGCCTCCGGCGACTTCAACGGCGACGGCCGCGAGGACATCGCCGCCTTCTACGACAACGGCACCTCCGTCGAGGGCAAGAACAGGGCCTCGCTGTTCGCCTTCTACAGCAACGGCACCGGCTTCGCCGCACCGAAGAACGTTTGGTCCACCCCGGGTGGCTTCACCTGGAGCAAGAGCCAGCTGACCTCCGGAGACTTCGACGGTGACGGCAAGGACGACATCGCCGTCTTCTACGACAGCGGCTCCTCCGACACCGGCCAGGTCTCCTCGATCTACACCTTCACCAGCACCGGATCCGGCTTCAGCGCTCCGAAGCAGACCTGGACCACGCCCGGTGGCTTCACCTGGAGCAAGAGCAAGGTCACCTCGGGCGACTACAACGGTGACGGCAAGGACGACATCGCCGTCCTCTACGACGGGGGCTCGTCCGAGACCGGCCAGGTGTCCTCGCTCTACACGTTCAACAGCACCGGAACCGGATTCGCCAACCCGCGCAAGACCTGGACCAGCACCGGCGGCTTCACCTGGTCGGCCGGCCAGGTGACCTCGGGCGACTACAACAAGGACGGCAAGGACGACGTCGCCGTCCTCTACAACGGCGGCAGGTCGGCCGACGGCAAGTTCATCTCGTCGCTCTACACGTTCAACAGCAACGGGACCGCCTTCGACAACCCGCGCAAGTCCTGGACCAGCACCGGCTCCTTCAACTGGAACGCCACCAAGCTGACCTCCGGCGACTACAGCGGGGACGGCCGGGACGACGTCGCCGTCCTCTACAACCGGGGCACGACGGAGGCGGGCGTGCACCAGTCCGCGCTCTTCACCTTCACGAGCAACGGCACCGACTTCGGCGCACCCCGCGAGGTGTGGACCAGCACCGGGTCATTCTCCTGGGCGGCCGGCCAGCCCGTGTCCGGTGACTTCGACAAGGACGGCAAGTCCGATGTCGGCGTCCTCTACCGCACCGGCACCTCCCCCGACGGCCGGCGGATCGACTCGCTGTTCTCCTTCATCAGCACCGGCACCGGCATCAAGGCGCCGGTGAAGCACTGGACCGGCAGCGTCGTCTGA
- a CDS encoding acyltransferase: MNNRVQPTAQVDETAEIGAGSSVWELAQIREGAKLGEGCVVGRGAYVGTGVRIGDNVKLQNYALVYEPAELGDGVFVGPAVVLTNDHNPRSVAPDGTQKRGGDWEAVGVKVAEGASLGARSVCVAPVRIGRWAMVAAGAVVTKDVPDFALVVGVPARQIGWVGRSGVRLVAREGEPGVWECPQSGEVYEEKDGALSER; encoded by the coding sequence GTGAACAACAGGGTCCAGCCCACCGCCCAGGTCGACGAGACCGCCGAGATCGGGGCAGGCAGCAGCGTCTGGGAGCTGGCGCAGATCCGTGAGGGGGCGAAGCTCGGCGAGGGCTGCGTCGTCGGCCGCGGTGCGTACGTCGGTACCGGCGTGCGCATCGGCGACAACGTCAAGCTGCAGAACTACGCCCTCGTCTACGAGCCCGCCGAGCTGGGCGACGGAGTCTTCGTCGGCCCGGCGGTGGTCCTCACCAACGACCACAACCCGCGTTCGGTGGCCCCTGACGGCACGCAGAAGCGCGGCGGTGACTGGGAGGCCGTGGGCGTCAAGGTCGCCGAGGGCGCCTCGCTCGGTGCGCGGTCGGTCTGTGTCGCACCGGTGCGGATCGGCCGGTGGGCGATGGTCGCGGCGGGGGCCGTGGTGACCAAGGACGTCCCGGACTTCGCCCTGGTCGTCGGCGTACCGGCCCGGCAGATCGGCTGGGTGGGCCGCAGCGGCGTACGCCTAGTGGCGCGTGAGGGTGAGCCGGGTGTGTGGGAGTGCCCGCAGAGCGGTGAGGTGTACGAGGAGAAGGACGGGGCGCTGTCCGAGCGCTGA
- a CDS encoding glycosyltransferase, with amino-acid sequence MTDVLMITGSTPRPTVLAAAVDKFQKLGACVHLVGNFKVAEIDADLGWAGVHKVPARASTDKHIQRKTDAMRFPERLWFHLEHDRAARAAVRSADLVVALDNRAVYSAWRISQFRRHPDVCFGIAAGLRALEKRRESGEGHLPEHVPGPITVATDGLRRRIRTLPADLLRNATGPLTLRSRVGARAWRAAVSAPGIPDTLRVTATEQVIQGMWLAGRQSGALVTARAAAEKLADPAIKARLLDEVASRVIKNGRTPDNLTEAVTAYLDLADAKLVSGDRPAAADALLHATKLAFHRVVHIDQLSSPLAADPAGFTAPFRKSTAASAVVRPKGRLTPAAAPPKDRPLRLLVATTSNANFLHLIRSHYEANPDVELRFLDMAEHPGMKRLNGATQRHVEYRLGGDPLFAHGVEQQLRPYLDWADTVFVDWCVAPAALFTVIDPGDTRIIVRLHSYEAFTRWPHVMDFSRVDDLVFVADHIRDLSLAAIPGLSGERTPRTHVIDNGMDLANFRRTKDPSTRFNLGLVGIGQVAKDPLWALQVLQLLRERDERYRLFVIGGEMGRPSNAAKAYARKLEKALKRLTEEGAVVQVGSTDDVPGALEDVGVILSTSVREGCHVGLMEGAASGAAPVVRDWPFFAGGEHGAGTLYPAEWVVGTVEEAVERVLSLTASDESWRNAGKMATEHALTTWDWPVVRLDFDRLLFGR; translated from the coding sequence ATGACCGACGTACTGATGATCACGGGCTCCACGCCCAGGCCGACCGTCCTCGCCGCGGCGGTGGACAAGTTCCAGAAGCTCGGCGCCTGCGTCCACCTCGTCGGCAACTTCAAGGTGGCGGAAATCGACGCCGACCTCGGGTGGGCCGGCGTGCACAAGGTGCCCGCCCGTGCTTCGACCGACAAGCACATCCAGCGCAAGACAGACGCGATGCGATTCCCCGAGCGGCTGTGGTTCCACCTGGAGCATGACCGGGCCGCTCGTGCGGCCGTGCGCTCGGCCGACCTGGTCGTGGCGCTCGACAACCGCGCCGTGTACAGCGCGTGGCGCATCTCCCAGTTCCGGCGCCACCCCGACGTGTGCTTCGGTATCGCCGCAGGTCTCCGTGCTCTGGAGAAACGACGTGAGTCGGGCGAGGGACACCTGCCCGAGCACGTCCCCGGCCCCATCACCGTGGCCACCGACGGACTGCGGCGCCGTATCCGCACCTTGCCGGCGGATCTGTTGCGCAACGCCACCGGACCGTTGACCCTGCGCAGCCGCGTCGGCGCCCGCGCCTGGCGCGCGGCCGTCTCGGCTCCGGGCATCCCGGACACGCTGCGTGTGACGGCCACGGAACAGGTTATCCAGGGCATGTGGCTGGCCGGGCGCCAGTCGGGGGCACTCGTCACGGCCCGTGCGGCCGCCGAGAAACTCGCGGACCCGGCGATAAAGGCCCGGCTGCTGGACGAGGTGGCGAGCAGGGTCATCAAGAACGGTCGCACTCCCGACAACCTCACCGAGGCGGTCACGGCCTATCTCGACCTGGCTGACGCGAAGCTCGTGTCTGGTGACCGGCCCGCGGCTGCCGACGCCCTGTTGCACGCCACGAAGCTGGCTTTTCACCGGGTCGTCCACATCGACCAGCTCAGCAGTCCGCTGGCCGCGGACCCGGCCGGATTCACCGCCCCTTTCCGGAAATCCACGGCGGCTTCCGCCGTGGTCCGGCCGAAGGGCCGGCTGACCCCGGCGGCCGCCCCGCCGAAGGACAGGCCGCTGCGGCTGCTCGTCGCCACGACCTCCAACGCGAACTTCCTGCACCTCATCCGGTCACACTACGAAGCCAATCCGGATGTCGAGTTGCGTTTCCTCGACATGGCGGAGCACCCGGGCATGAAGCGGCTCAACGGCGCGACGCAGCGCCACGTCGAGTACCGCCTGGGAGGCGATCCGCTCTTCGCGCATGGCGTGGAGCAACAGCTGCGGCCTTATCTGGACTGGGCCGACACCGTGTTCGTGGACTGGTGTGTGGCTCCCGCTGCTCTGTTCACCGTGATCGACCCGGGCGACACCCGGATCATCGTCCGGCTGCACAGCTACGAGGCCTTCACCCGGTGGCCCCACGTGATGGACTTCTCGCGCGTCGACGACCTGGTGTTCGTCGCCGATCACATCCGGGACCTGTCGTTGGCGGCCATTCCCGGGCTCAGCGGCGAGCGGACGCCCCGTACCCATGTGATCGACAACGGTATGGATCTGGCCAACTTCCGGCGTACGAAGGATCCGTCCACCCGCTTCAATCTCGGTCTGGTCGGCATCGGTCAGGTGGCGAAGGACCCGCTCTGGGCTCTACAGGTCCTGCAGCTGTTGCGTGAGCGGGACGAGCGCTACCGTCTGTTCGTGATCGGCGGGGAGATGGGCCGGCCGAGCAATGCGGCCAAAGCGTACGCACGGAAGCTGGAGAAGGCGCTCAAGCGGCTCACCGAAGAGGGGGCTGTCGTACAGGTCGGTTCCACCGATGACGTCCCCGGGGCGCTGGAGGATGTTGGCGTCATCCTCAGTACGTCGGTACGCGAGGGCTGCCATGTGGGCCTCATGGAGGGGGCGGCCAGTGGCGCCGCACCCGTCGTTCGCGACTGGCCGTTCTTCGCCGGCGGCGAGCACGGGGCGGGAACGCTTTATCCGGCCGAGTGGGTCGTGGGGACCGTCGAGGAGGCGGTTGAGCGGGTGCTGTCCCTCACGGCTTCCGACGAGAGCTGGCGCAACGCTGGGAAGATGGCCACCGAGCACGCGCTGACCACCTGGGACTGGCCGGTCGTCCGGCTCGACTTCGACCGGCTGCTGTTCGGCCGCTGA
- a CDS encoding glycosyltransferase: MRETANQFAAAGWDVTVVTIAEESWLRDSGVDHTLSESVDKRIRIVELPLSRADLETDIRLYSEERALDPHKWLSNFRAEALKSFPEPVFGGWRSSLETAALDLYRERPADLVLASCVPYVQLAAVRRLWEEHRVPYAVDFRDGWSLDVIDGVEAFPKDSEAGRWESSLLENALSLWVVNDQIADFYRARYPEYAERIHVVRNGYDRESVPPAELRSPAGRSLVFGHLGTVSFSVQLLESVLAAWRTARGREPLLADARFEVRGHIGSGSNREANRHVEVLRAAADDGVVVGGAVPKAEVADVYAAWDALVLVIIGGPFMTSGKVYEYMATGLPVVSMHAADHDASRLLEGRPLWTGPRGLDEDLLADAFCEAARMVVEASPEERAAARDHGTGYARDSLMATAVQGLTALALAQKPVLSGGSGS; the protein is encoded by the coding sequence TCGCCGCCGCAGGCTGGGACGTCACCGTCGTCACGATCGCGGAGGAGTCCTGGCTCCGTGACTCCGGCGTGGACCATACGCTCTCGGAGTCCGTCGACAAGCGGATCAGGATCGTGGAGCTGCCGCTGTCCCGGGCCGACCTGGAGACGGACATCCGCCTGTACTCCGAGGAGCGGGCGCTGGACCCCCACAAGTGGCTGAGCAACTTCCGGGCCGAGGCGCTCAAGAGCTTCCCCGAGCCGGTGTTCGGCGGTTGGCGGAGTTCCCTGGAGACCGCAGCGCTCGACCTCTACCGCGAGCGGCCGGCCGACCTTGTCCTGGCCAGCTGTGTTCCGTACGTCCAGCTCGCCGCCGTCCGCAGGCTCTGGGAGGAACACCGGGTCCCGTACGCGGTGGACTTCCGCGACGGCTGGTCCCTGGACGTCATCGACGGTGTCGAAGCGTTCCCTAAGGACTCCGAGGCCGGACGCTGGGAATCCAGTCTGCTGGAGAACGCCCTGTCGCTCTGGGTGGTCAACGATCAGATCGCCGACTTCTACCGCGCCCGCTACCCCGAGTACGCCGAGCGGATCCACGTCGTGCGCAACGGCTACGACCGGGAGAGCGTGCCCCCGGCCGAGCTCCGTTCGCCCGCCGGGAGGAGCCTGGTCTTCGGGCACCTGGGCACAGTCAGCTTCTCCGTCCAGCTTCTGGAGTCCGTCCTGGCGGCCTGGCGCACCGCGCGCGGCCGGGAGCCGCTCCTGGCCGACGCCCGCTTCGAGGTGCGCGGACACATCGGCTCGGGCTCCAACCGCGAGGCCAACCGGCACGTCGAGGTCCTGCGTGCCGCGGCCGATGACGGTGTCGTCGTGGGCGGTGCCGTGCCCAAGGCGGAGGTCGCCGACGTGTACGCCGCCTGGGACGCACTCGTGCTCGTCATCATCGGTGGTCCGTTCATGACCTCCGGCAAGGTCTACGAGTACATGGCCACCGGCCTGCCGGTCGTCTCCATGCACGCGGCCGACCACGACGCCTCACGCCTGCTGGAGGGCCGTCCGCTGTGGACCGGCCCCCGCGGACTTGACGAGGACCTACTTGCTGACGCGTTCTGCGAAGCCGCCCGCATGGTCGTCGAGGCTTCGCCCGAGGAACGCGCCGCCGCCCGTGACCACGGAACGGGCTACGCCCGTGATTCCCTGATGGCAACCGCCGTACAGGGGCTGACCGCACTGGCGCTCGCCCAGAAGCCCGTACTTTCCGGAGGATCGGGGTCATGA